TCAAAGATTACAATATACATCTCATAATAATAATTTGGCAAGTACACTCAATATGGAACACAACAATATAGATGAGCTTGAAGAAATATTAAATCAAGAAGCATATCAAAAACTCGTAGAAAAAATCATATCAGCAGAAGAATTAGTAATAGTATCCTCTAGAATGTCAGCAACATTACTTCCTTATACAAGCTACATTTTAAATAAAATAAGAAATAATGTAGTTATGGTAACCCCAGACAGTCCACTTTGGAACACCCTAGAACTTAGAGATAAAGAGAAAACTTTAATACTTACAATAATGTTTCCAAGATACCCTAATGATTTAATAAAAAAGTTGGAAATATTAAAAAGAGAAGGTTTCTCTATCACCGCTATAACCGATAGTATTATATCTCCGGTTACTAGCTTAGCAGATCCAGTTATAAACATTCCTATAACAACTTCATCGATATTTGATATTTATAGTACACCTATTTTATTTATAAATTTGCTTTTAAGGGATGTAGCAAATGGAATCGAGGGACTCAGTAAAAGGATTGATAAGTTAGAGAAATTTGAAAATGAGAGTAACATTTACTATAAAAATACAAGGAGTTAATAAAATGAAAAAAATTTATAAACCATCTATTGTATATTATGAAGACAATTTTCAAGAGGAAAAAGGTGTTTTAGAAGAAAACGGAGAGATATTAGAAGTTACTTCTTTTGAAGAGCTTTTATCAAAATATAAGGATGCAGAAGTTGTAGAGTGGAATGAAAATATAATGGTTCCAGGTACAACAAATATACATAACCATTCATTTCAAAGCTTACTTCGTGGAATTGCAGCAGATAAACCATTTTTAGAGTGGAGGGATAAATCACTTTATGCATTTTCTCCTAAGTTATCCGCTGAGGATTTATATACTGGTGCAGTATTTGCCTTTGGAGAAATGCTTAAGTATGGTGTTACTTCAGTAAGTGATTTCTTTTATGTACACAATGATGGAGTAGAGAGTGATGAGGCAATTATTAAAGCAGCTAAAGATGTAGGTATTAGATTAGTGCTTGCTAGAACAATGTATGATTGGGATGGAGCACCAAAGGGATACGTTGAAACAATAGACGAAGCTGTAAAAAATGTTAAGAACTTAGCAGTAAAGTATCAAGGAAATGACATGGTAAAAATAGTTCCAGCGCCACACAGTCTGCATGCAGCATCAGTAGATATGGTTAAAGCAGGACATAAACTGGCAAAAGAACTTGGCACAAATTATCATATACACATAGCAGAGGAGCCTTTTGAAGTTGAGCAGGTACAGAAGGAATTTGGTTTAAGACCTGTTGAGCTTTTAAACAAAATAGGTGTACTTGATAAAAGTATGGTTGGAATCCACTGCGTATGGCTTAATGATACCGAAATAAAGTTAATGGGAGATAACAAAGCTAAGCTTGCCTATTGTCCTTCAAGTAACATGTTTTTAGCAGATGGAGTAACTGATATTCCAGCAATGATGAAAGCTGGAGTTGAAATAGGTTTTGGGTCAGATGGAGCCTGCAGCAATAATAGAATAAGCATATTTGAAGAAATGAGAATGTGTGCACTGCTTCAAAAGGTTACAAAGCTAGATTCCTTATGCGTTAACTATAAGGATGTATTTTCTATGGGAACAGAAATTGGAGGAAAAATACTTCAGCTTCCTGTTGGAAAAATTGAAAAAGGTTATAAAGCAGATTTCGTTGGAATTAATAAAAATGACATGTCAATGCAGCCAATATTTAATTCAGGTGAACAAATTATGCCTAACATAGTTTATTCAATGCAGCCATGTGCTATTGATCATGTTGTAGTTGATGGAAAAGAAAGAGTTAGAAAAGGTGAAATATTAACTGTTTCTGAAAGCAAAATAGTTAAGGATGTTCAAAAATTAATGAGTAAACTTGAAAAATAAAATTAGCTCTTTTTTAGGTAAAGAGGTGTGAAGATGGAAAATATTAAACCTAATTTGGATAGGTTAAAAGAGGATATAGAAAAAATAGCTTCGTTCATAGATAATAGTAAACTTGGACATACGAGAAGAGGCTTTACAAAAGAATATAAAGAAGCAAGAGTATGGCTCAGAGAAAAAATGGAGGCAGCAGGACTTAAAACCTCTGTGGATGCCGCTGCAAATATTATTGGAAGGCTAAAAGGAACTGATGAAAGCTTAAAGCCAATAATGATAGGTTCTCATACAGATACCGTAGAAAATGGCGGTATGTATGATGGAACTATAGGAGTTTTGGGTGGTATAGAGGTTGTTAGAATTCTTAAGGAAAAGGGAATAAAACTTAGACATCCATTGGAGATAGTTGATTTTACATCAGAAGAACCAAGTGAATTTGGATTATCAACTATAGGCAGTAAGGGAATGATAGGTGGCTTATCTGAAGAAATGCTTCAAAGAAAGGATAGCTTAGGAAGAGTGCTTTCTCATGCTATTGATGATTTAGGCGGAAACCATAAGGAAATAAAAAAACTTTCTAGAAAAAAGGGAAGTGTGGCTTTGTATCTTGAATTACACAATGAGCTTGGACCTGTTTTAGATAAAAAAAAGTGTCCACTGGGAGTTGTCACAGGAATTGTCGGAATTCATAGATATAAAGTAATAGTTACAGGTGAGGCTAATCATGCAGGTACAACGCCAATGAACATGAGATATGATGCACTAACCTTTACAAGTGAACTTATATTAAAGCTTCAGCATATATGCATGGAAAAAAATAGCGATGATGTAGTTGGAACTGTTGGAAAATTAAATGTAGAACCTAATGCATCAAATGTAATACCAGGAAAATGTGAATTCGAGTTTGAGGTTAGAGCTCTTCATAATGAAGTTATAGATGAAATTACAGCTGAATTTATTTATGAAGCTCAAGGGTTATCAGAGAAGAGAAATATAAATATTAAATTTGATAACATATCGAAATCAAGTTCTGTAATTATAGATGAAAAAATAAAAGAAGTTTTAAAGAAAAGCTGTGATAAGGCAGCAGAAACCATGTATCTCCCAAGTGGAGCAGGGCATGATGCTAATCATATATATGAAATTGCACCAGTTGGTATGATTTTTGTACCAAGTAAAGATGGGAAAAGTCATTGCCCTGAAGAATACACTTCATATGAAGAAATTGAGATAGGAGTAGAAGCTCTTATAAATGCATTATTAAATTTTGATGAAAGTTGGAGGTAGGAAAATGAATTTTAATGAAAAAGCAAAAGTATCAATGGACATAAAATTAGATGATGAATTACCTAAGATGCCTAAATTTCAAGAAGGAATTAGAAGAGCACCAGATAGAGGATATACTTTAAATGAAGCTCAAACAGAAACTGCTCTTAAAAATGCACTTAGATACATTAATCCTAAATATCATGAAAAGCTAATACCAGAATTCTTAGAGGAGTTAAAAACAAGAGGAAGAATTTATGGATATAGATTTAGACCAGAGGGAAGAATTTACGGAAAACCAATAGATGAATACAAGGGTAAATGCATAGAGGGTAAGGCTTTTCAGGTTATGATAGAAAATAATCTAGATTTTGAGGTGGCTTTATATCCATATGAATTAGTTACTTACGGTGAGACAGGAAGTGTGTGTCAAAACTGGATGCAGTATAGACTTATAAAAAAATATCTTGAGGTAATGGAAAAAGACCAAACTTTAGTAGTTGAATCAGGGCATCCACTAGGTTTATTTAGAACAAGAGAAAATGCACCTAGAGTTATAATAACTAATGCGCTTATGGTTGGAATGTTTGACAACTTAGATGATTGGGAAGTTGCAGAACAAATGGGAGTTGCAAACTATGGACAAATGACAGCTGGTGGTTGGATGTATATAGGACCTCAAGGAATAGTTCACGGAACTTATAACACTCTTTTAAATGCGGGACGAATGAAGCTTGGAATTCCAAACGACGGAGATTTAAGAGGACATTTATTCATAACTTCAGGTCTTGGGGGAATGAGTGGTGCTCAACCAAAAGCTGTTGAAATATCAAACGGAGTTGGAATTGTTGCAGAGGTAGATGAATCAAGAATAAAAACAAGACTAGACCAAGGTTGGGTAGGAATGCAGTCTTCAGATTTAGACGAAATATTTAGAGTAGTTCATGAGCACATAGAAAACAAAACAGCTATATCAATTGCATATCACGGAAATATAGTTGATTTACTTGAATATGTAGTTAAAAATGATATAAAGGTTGAATTAATGTCAGACCAAACCTCTTGTCATGCTGTTTATGATGGAGGATACTGTCCACAGGGACTTACATTTGAAGAAAGAACAGAACTTTTAAGCAAAGACAGAGAAAAGTTTAAGGAGCTTGTAGATAAGAGTTTAAGACATCACTATGAACTTATTAAGGCTTGCTGCAACAAAGGTACTTATTTCTTTGATTATGGTAACTCTTTCTTAAAGGCAGTTTATGATGCTGGAGTAAAGGAAATATCTAAAAATGGAGTAGATGATAAGGATGGATTCGTACTTCCATCATATGTAGAGGATATCATGGGACCACAATTATTTGATTATGGTTATGGACCATTCAGATGGGTATGTTTAAGTGGAACAGATGAAGATTTAATAAAGACAGACCATGCAGCAATGGAATGCATAGATCCAAACAGAAGATATCAAGATAGAGATAATTACAACTGGATAAGAGACGCTGAAGAAAACAAATTAGTAGTTGGAACTAAGGCTAGAATTCTTTATCAAGATGCTGAAGGAAGAAAGGACATAGCGCTTAAGTTTAACGAAATGGTTAGAAATGGTGAAGTAGGACCAGTTATGATAGGAAGAGATCATCATGATGTAAGTGGAACAGATTCACCATTTAGAGAAACTGCAAACATAAAAGATGGAAGTAATGTAATGGCTGATATGGCTATTCAATGTTATGCAGGAAACGCAGCAAGAGGAATGAGTTTAGTTGCCCTTCATAATGGCGGCGGTGTTGGTATAGGAAAATCTATAAATGGTGGTTTTGGTCTTGTACTTGATGGAAGCGAAAGAATAGATGAAATAATAAAAAGCGCAATCCTTTGGGATGTTATGGGCGGTGTTGCAAGAAGAAGCTGGGCTAGGAATGAGCATTCTATAGAGACAGCTATTGAATTTAACGAAAGATATAAAGGTGAAAACCAAGTGACAATACCATATGTAGTTGATGAAAATCTTATAAAGAAAATTAAGTAGGTAATGTTAATTATGAAAAATATAGTGATTTTAAATTCTAGTGAAATTGCAACACCTATTGGAAATACTGCAAAATTTGGTTCACAAATGAACAATCTTAAGGTAATAAAAAATGGAGCAGTTGTAATAAAAAATGGAATAATTGAGGAAGTTTGTACAACAGAAGAGGTTTTAAAAAAGTATAATTTAGATGAATTTGAAGTTATTGATGCTCATAATAAATGTATTCTTCCTGGTTTTGTAGACTCTCATACCCATTTTATTTTTGGGGGCTACAGACCAGAGGAATTCTTTATGAGATTAAATGGCGCAAGTTATATGGATATAATGAGAGCTAAAGGTGGTATACAAAATACCGTTAACGCTACTCGAAAAAGTTCTTTTGGAGAATTATATAAAGTAGGTTATGAACGACTGAATTCAATGCTTCAGTTTGGAATAACAACTGTAGAAGGAAAAAGTGGATATGGCTTAGACTTAGATACAGAAATAAGACAGCTTGAGGTAATGAAAAAATTAAATGAAGAGCACTATGTAGATATAGCTAGTACATTTTTAGGAGCTCATGCGGTTCCGTTAGAGTATGAAGGAAGAAATGAAGAATACATAGATTTTATAATAGATAAGGTTTTGCCAGTAGTTAAAGAAAAAGAACTTGCAGAATTTTGTGATGTATTCTGTGAAGATGATGTAATATCTATAGAGTTGTCAGAGAAACTTTTAAGTAAAGCAAAAGAAATGGGTTTTGTAGCAAAAATTCATGCTGATGAAATTGTAAGTCTTGGTGGTGCTGAGCTTGCAGGAAAGCTTAAGGCAGTGTCAGCAGACCATCTTTTATGTGCATCAGACCCAGGGATAAAAAGTCTTTATGAAAATAAAGTTGTTGCAACACTTCTTCCCTCAACTGCTTTTTGCTTAAACAAACCTTATGCTAATGCTAGAAAGATGATTGACAGCGGTTGTAGTGTGGCTTTAGCTAGTGATTTTAATCCTGGAAGCTGCTTTACTAATTCGGTGCCGTTAATGTTTGCACTAGCTTGTATACACATGAGTATGACAGCTGAGGAGGCTATAACAGCCTTTACTTTAAATGGGGCGGCAGCACTTAACAGGGCAGACAGAGTAGGAAGTATTGAAAAAGGAAAAGCTGCAGATTTAGTTATATTAAAATATCCGGATTTTAAATACCTTGTTTATAATACCGGTGTAAATATAGTAGATATCGTAATAAAGAATGGAAAGGTAGTTAAATAAAATTGGAAGGGAATTTTCCCTTTCCAATTTATATCTAGTATGTTTTCAAACATGCCTATATGTGTTATAATACCTTAGTGATTTAATACCTTAGCACTTTAACACGATAAATTGAAAAAATATTTATAGAATACATAGTTTATATAAAAACAAAAGAAGGGGGCAATTTTAGTGGCTATAAAAGCAAGAGAAGATCAACCTAGTGAATTAAAAAGAAGTTTAAAAACACGTCATATGAACATGATTGCCATTGGAGGATCAATTGGAACGGGATTATTTTTTACTAGCGGAAATACAATAAGTACAGCAGGGCCAGGTGGTGCAATTGCAGCCTATGCTATTATGGGGATACTTGTATATTTTTTAATGACATCATTAGGAGAAATGGCAACAATGCTGCCAAACTCTGGTTCATTTGAAACTTATGCATCAAAATTTGTTGATCCGGCATTAGGGTTTGCTTTAGGATGGAATTATTGGTTTAACTGGGCAATTACTGTTGCAGCAGAATTAGTTGCTGCGGGGCTGGTTATTAAATTTTGGTTACCGAATACGGGAACAACTATTTGGAGTATAGGATTCTTAGTGATTCTATTTGGATTAAATCTATTATCAGCAAAGGCCTACGGTGAAGGAGAATACTGGTTTGCAAGCATAAAGGTTATAACAATTATTGTATTTCTTGTAGCTGGTATACTTATAATATTTGGAATAATGGGGGGACATAGTGTAGGCTTTCATAACTGGGTACTTAAGGATGGAAAGGGTAATTCAGCACCATTTGTAGGCGGGGGAATCGCAATACTTATGAGTTTTTTAACAGCGGGTTTTTCTTTTGCAGGTACAGAAGTAGTTGGTTTGGCAGCAGGAGAATCTGAGAATCCTGAAAAAGACGTACCGAAAGCGATAAATTCAGTGTTTTGGAGAATACTTATTTTCTATATAGGTGCAATTATTGTTATTGGATTTATCATTCCATTTAATGATCCTAATTTACTGAAAAATGGTGTTTCAGATATAGCTTATAGTCCATTTACTATAGTATTTCAAAGATCAGGAATTGCTTTTGCAGCGTCAGTAATGAATGCAGTTATATTAACATCTGTGCTTTCTTGTGGTAATTCAGGACTTTATGCAGGTTCACGTATGCTTTTTGCTATGGCTAAAGAGGGAAAAGCACCAAAAGTTTTGGGTAAATTAAATAAAAGAGGAGTACCATTAAATGCACTTATTTTCACATCAGTTATAGCATCATCAGCATTTTTAGCATCGCTTATAGGAGACGGTAAAATTTATTCTATCCTTTATAATTTATCTGGAATAACAACCTTTATAACCTGGTTGGGAATAGCAATTTGTCACTATAGATTTAGAAAAGCATATGTTATGCAAGGAAACAAGGTTGAGGACCTAAAATATAAAGCTTTATGGTATCCTTTTGGGCCTATATTTGCAATGATTCTTTGTACTATTGTATTGTTTGGGGCTAATATATGGATTTTCCAGGCAAAAGCCTTTAGTTGGTTTGATTTCATAACTAATTATGGAAGTATTCCGTTATTTATATGCTTCTATTTTGCATATAAAAAAATGCATAAAACAAAGATAGTTTCTTTAAAGGAATGTGATTTTGAATAAAAGATAGAAGGTAATAAAATGAATGTAGAAATAATAAAAAAAGAAAACTACAATGTGTCAGAGTGGTCAGGTGGAAAAACCACAGAATTATATATCTATCCTACAACTTCAAAGTATAATGATAGAAACTTTATGTGGAGAATAAGTGCGGCTACTGTGGATGTACTTGAGTCTAATTTTACAAGTCTCCCTGGATTTGCAAGAAAATTAATGGTTACAGAAGGAGAGACAATTTTAGAACACTCCGGAAAATATAAGATAGTTTTAAAGCCCTTTGATAAGGATAGTTTTATGGGAGATTTTGAAACTAAAAGCTATGGAAAAGCCTCGGATTTTAATTTGATGACCTCTAGTGCTTGTAGCGGAGATATAAATTTAATATCAGTTGAACCTTTTAGCAAAATTAAAGTAGAAAATAAGAGTTTAGGTAAGGTAATGGAAAGTTTTTATTTTTTAAATGGAAAAGCTGAAGTTAAATTTCAAGATAAAGAGTTTAAGTTAGATGAAAAAGATTTATTTTATATAGATTACGAAAAAAATGATGCTAAAATTGAAGTATTTATAATAAATAGAAGCAATGAAGAGTTAAAGGTAATAAGAACCATAGTTTTAATGTCTTAGTTTAATATACATTTTAAATTTTTGTTGACAATATATTCTGAATATTATATAATTACTTTAAAATTTAGTTGATACAAGTCTGTGAATAGAAGTAGTAGCTATAAGAAATTAGTTTAAGCGAGTCGGGTTAGTGTGAGCCGGTACTGTAGCTTGTAGTGAATGGATCTATGAGACGATGTTGTGAAAGTTTTTAGTAGCGACATTCGGAAAGTCTACCGTTAAAAGGACAGGATATCGAAATTATATATTTCCGTATCTGAGAGAGATAATCTATTATTTATTTACTTAGATTAAAATGGGTGGCACCACGGACCACTTCGTCCCATATTAGGATGAAGTGGTTTTTTTGCGTTTAATTAAATTTAGAATTGTAGATTCTTAACTCATAGATTTGTAAAAACATAATAATTTGAAAATTTTTAATATTCGAAAAGAATAGGAGCGTGCATTATGTGTAATATTTCAAAGGAGCAGTTTGAGGCTAAAAAAAGAATGGGAAAAGCCTTTCAAGTCATATATGAGGAAAATGGAGATGAATTAACTCCAATATCTATTTTTTATAATATTAAGGGTGAGAAAAAATTTTTGCTTGAGAGTAACTTATTTTCTAGAACAAATGGAAAATATTCTTTTATAGGTGCGAAGCCTTATGCAGTAATAAAAGGGTATAGTAATTATACTGAAATTTGTAAAAATGAGCGTATTGAAAAGGTAAAAGATAGATTTTTAGAGGTTGCAAGAAGGTTTACTGAAGAAGGGAAAATAGAAAAAAATAAATATTCGTTTTCGGGCGGAGGAGTTGGGTATGTAGGATATGATGTGATAAAGCAGTATGAGAAAATATCAGGTAATAATAAGGATGATTTAAACATTCCAGAAGCTATTCTAATGTTTTATAAAATAATTATTTGTTATGATCACGTAAAAAACAATGTTGTTTATATTTACAATGTTTTTGAAGATGATAATAAAACCTATGAAGAAATAAAGAAAGAATTTTTTGAATTAAGTGAAAATTTAAAAAACAATAAAGAAATGCATGAACTTCCGGAAAGTAAAACTCCAGCTAATATAACCTCTAATTTTACTAAGGATGAATTTTGTGAAATGGTAAAAAAAGCACAGGAATACATAGTTAAAGGAGATATTTTTCAAATGGTTCCCTCTCAAAGATTTTCAATGGATATAAAAGAAAAACCATTTAATGTGTATAGAAGGCTCAGAAGTAAAAATCCATCACCATATCTTTTTTATATAGATTTTGGAGAATTTCAAATTACAGGTTCATCACCTGAAAGCTTGGTATGCGTGTTTGATGATACAGTAATAACTAATCCAATAGCAGGGACAAGGCCTAGAGGAAAAGATGAAGAAGAGGATATAAGACTTAAAAATGAACTTATAAATGATGAAAAGGAAATAGCAGAACATTCGATGCTTTTAGATTTAGCGAGAAACGATATAGGAAAAATAAGTGAGTTTGGCACAGTTAATGTGGATAAGTTCATGGAAATTGAATTGTATTCACATGTTATGCACATAGTGTCTAAAGTTTCAGGAACTCTTAAAAAGGAATATGACTGCTTTGAAGCATTAAAATCGTGTCTTCCTGCGGGTACGGTATCTGGGGCACCTAAAATAAGAGCTATGGAAATAATAGATGAGCTTGAAAACACTAAAAGAGGCTGCTATGCAGGTGCAGTAGGATACTTCTCTTATGATGGAAATATGGATACATGTATTGCTATAAGAACGCTTGTTATAAAGGGAGGAAAAGCCTATGCACAGGCTGGTGGTGGAGTTGTGTATGATTCCATTCCAGAAAATGAGTTTGAAGAGAGCATGAATAAATCTAAAATTCTTAAGGAAGTGATATAAATGATTTTAATAATAGATAATTATGATTCTTTTACGTATAACTTGTATCAATATGTAGGCGAAATATACAAAAATGTAGAGGTAGTTAGAAATGATGAGATTTCTATAGAAGGGATAAGAGAAATGAAACCAGAAGGCATAATAATATCTCCGGGACCAGGCAATCCTAGTGAGGCCGGAATTTCTGTAGAGGTGGTTGAAAAATTAGGGAAGGATATACCCATTTTGGGAATTTGTCTTGGACATCAATCCATAGCACAAGCTTTCTCTGGCAGAGTAATTGGAGCACCTACAATTATGCATGGCAAAACTTCTGTAATAAAGCATGATGCTAAAGATATTTTTGAGGGAGTAAAAAATCCTTTAAAGGTTATGAGATATCATTCTCTAATTGCTGAAAAGGCTACCTTGAGTAGTGAATTAACTGTAACAGCTGAAACTAATGATGGAATTATAATGGCAGTAAAACATAAAAAATACAAAATATATGGAATTCAATTCCATCCGGAATCCTATTTTACTGAAGAAGGCAGAAAAATAATAAGAAACTTTTTAGGGGGAATTTGTAATGTTAAAGGATGCTGTTAAAAAAATTATACAATTTGATAATTTAAGTGAAGCAGAAGCTTATGATGCGGTAAATGAAATCATGGAAGGCCGAGAGAGTGAAATAGATATAGCAGCGTTTTTGACAGCTTTTAGAATGAAGGGAGAAGAAGTAGAAGAGATATTAGGCTGTGCTAAGGCTATGAAAGATCATGCACCAAAGATTCAGGTTGATGACTTATACACAATAGATACCTGCGGAACAGGTGGAGATGGTGGAAAAACCTTCAATGTATCAACCTGTGCTAGTATAATTGCAGCAGCAGGTGGTGTTAAAATAGCTAAGCATGGCAATAGAGCTGGATCAAGTAAAAGTGGCAGTGCAGATGTACTCAAAGAGCTTGGAATAAATATAGAATTAGAACCAGAAGAGGTTGAGGAAGGGATTAGGGAAAAAGGAATGGCATTTATATTTGCTCAAAGTTATCACAAAGCAATGAAAAATGTTGCAGGAGTAAGAAAATCACTTGGTTTCAAAACTATATTTAATTTGTTAGGTCCTCTTACTAATCCTTGCAACATAAAAGGACAGGTTCTTGGAGTTTTTGATCAAAAATTAGCTCATCCTATAGCAGAAGTACTTCTTAAATTTGGACGTGAAAGAGCATTAGTATTAAATGGTTGTGATGGTTTGGATGAGATAACTACAACAGGCTTTACTTTTATAAGTGAAATAAAAGAGGGAAAGATAAAAGATTATATAATAAGACCTGAAGATTTTGGTATTAAGCGTTCAATAATTGAAGATATAAGTGGAGGAACACCAAAAGAGAATGCTGAAATAATAATTAATATATTAAAAGGTGAAAAGGGACATAAAAGAGATATAGTTGTGCTTAATACAGCAGCGGCACTTTATGTAGGAAAAGTTTGTGAAAGTCTAAAGGATGGTACAAAGATGGCTGAAAAACTTATAGATAGTGGCGCAGCACTTAGAAAATATGAGGAACTTAAATAGGAGGAGATTTACTTGATACTTGATGATATTGTTTATGATAAAAAGCTTCAGCTTATAGAGGATAAAAAAGTACTTAGTTTAGAACAGATAAAAGCTGAACTTAAGACTTTAAATTTAAAGAAAAGAGATTTTAAAAAAGCATTAAAAAAAGAAAATATATCAATAATAGCAGAGATAAAGAAAGCATCACCTTCTAAGGGGGTAATAAGAGAGGATTTTAATCCTTTAGATATAGGAGAAATTTATGAAAAGATAGACATAGATGCTGTGTCGATTTTAACA
The Clostridium felsineum DSM 794 DNA segment above includes these coding regions:
- a CDS encoding MurR/RpiR family transcriptional regulator — protein: MEFKSNIKELDELKQKMFEISKSSVTYEKLAYYIEKNYKHIIFMTASEVASESEVSQGSVSRFCSALGYRGYNDFLHNLQQFVREEITAPQRLQYTSHNNNLASTLNMEHNNIDELEEILNQEAYQKLVEKIISAEELVIVSSRMSATLLPYTSYILNKIRNNVVMVTPDSPLWNTLELRDKEKTLILTIMFPRYPNDLIKKLEILKREGFSITAITDSIISPVTSLADPVINIPITTSSIFDIYSTPILFINLLLRDVANGIEGLSKRIDKLEKFENESNIYYKNTRS
- a CDS encoding amidohydrolase family protein codes for the protein MKKIYKPSIVYYEDNFQEEKGVLEENGEILEVTSFEELLSKYKDAEVVEWNENIMVPGTTNIHNHSFQSLLRGIAADKPFLEWRDKSLYAFSPKLSAEDLYTGAVFAFGEMLKYGVTSVSDFFYVHNDGVESDEAIIKAAKDVGIRLVLARTMYDWDGAPKGYVETIDEAVKNVKNLAVKYQGNDMVKIVPAPHSLHAASVDMVKAGHKLAKELGTNYHIHIAEEPFEVEQVQKEFGLRPVELLNKIGVLDKSMVGIHCVWLNDTEIKLMGDNKAKLAYCPSSNMFLADGVTDIPAMMKAGVEIGFGSDGACSNNRISIFEEMRMCALLQKVTKLDSLCVNYKDVFSMGTEIGGKILQLPVGKIEKGYKADFVGINKNDMSMQPIFNSGEQIMPNIVYSMQPCAIDHVVVDGKERVRKGEILTVSESKIVKDVQKLMSKLEK
- a CDS encoding M20 family metallo-hydrolase — translated: MENIKPNLDRLKEDIEKIASFIDNSKLGHTRRGFTKEYKEARVWLREKMEAAGLKTSVDAAANIIGRLKGTDESLKPIMIGSHTDTVENGGMYDGTIGVLGGIEVVRILKEKGIKLRHPLEIVDFTSEEPSEFGLSTIGSKGMIGGLSEEMLQRKDSLGRVLSHAIDDLGGNHKEIKKLSRKKGSVALYLELHNELGPVLDKKKCPLGVVTGIVGIHRYKVIVTGEANHAGTTPMNMRYDALTFTSELILKLQHICMEKNSDDVVGTVGKLNVEPNASNVIPGKCEFEFEVRALHNEVIDEITAEFIYEAQGLSEKRNINIKFDNISKSSSVIIDEKIKEVLKKSCDKAAETMYLPSGAGHDANHIYEIAPVGMIFVPSKDGKSHCPEEYTSYEEIEIGVEALINALLNFDESWR
- a CDS encoding urocanate hydratase, which gives rise to MNFNEKAKVSMDIKLDDELPKMPKFQEGIRRAPDRGYTLNEAQTETALKNALRYINPKYHEKLIPEFLEELKTRGRIYGYRFRPEGRIYGKPIDEYKGKCIEGKAFQVMIENNLDFEVALYPYELVTYGETGSVCQNWMQYRLIKKYLEVMEKDQTLVVESGHPLGLFRTRENAPRVIITNALMVGMFDNLDDWEVAEQMGVANYGQMTAGGWMYIGPQGIVHGTYNTLLNAGRMKLGIPNDGDLRGHLFITSGLGGMSGAQPKAVEISNGVGIVAEVDESRIKTRLDQGWVGMQSSDLDEIFRVVHEHIENKTAISIAYHGNIVDLLEYVVKNDIKVELMSDQTSCHAVYDGGYCPQGLTFEERTELLSKDREKFKELVDKSLRHHYELIKACCNKGTYFFDYGNSFLKAVYDAGVKEISKNGVDDKDGFVLPSYVEDIMGPQLFDYGYGPFRWVCLSGTDEDLIKTDHAAMECIDPNRRYQDRDNYNWIRDAEENKLVVGTKARILYQDAEGRKDIALKFNEMVRNGEVGPVMIGRDHHDVSGTDSPFRETANIKDGSNVMADMAIQCYAGNAARGMSLVALHNGGGVGIGKSINGGFGLVLDGSERIDEIIKSAILWDVMGGVARRSWARNEHSIETAIEFNERYKGENQVTIPYVVDENLIKKIK
- the hutI gene encoding imidazolonepropionase, with the protein product MKNIVILNSSEIATPIGNTAKFGSQMNNLKVIKNGAVVIKNGIIEEVCTTEEVLKKYNLDEFEVIDAHNKCILPGFVDSHTHFIFGGYRPEEFFMRLNGASYMDIMRAKGGIQNTVNATRKSSFGELYKVGYERLNSMLQFGITTVEGKSGYGLDLDTEIRQLEVMKKLNEEHYVDIASTFLGAHAVPLEYEGRNEEYIDFIIDKVLPVVKEKELAEFCDVFCEDDVISIELSEKLLSKAKEMGFVAKIHADEIVSLGGAELAGKLKAVSADHLLCASDPGIKSLYENKVVATLLPSTAFCLNKPYANARKMIDSGCSVALASDFNPGSCFTNSVPLMFALACIHMSMTAEEAITAFTLNGAAALNRADRVGSIEKGKAADLVILKYPDFKYLVYNTGVNIVDIVIKNGKVVK
- a CDS encoding amino acid permease; translated protein: MNMIAIGGSIGTGLFFTSGNTISTAGPGGAIAAYAIMGILVYFLMTSLGEMATMLPNSGSFETYASKFVDPALGFALGWNYWFNWAITVAAELVAAGLVIKFWLPNTGTTIWSIGFLVILFGLNLLSAKAYGEGEYWFASIKVITIIVFLVAGILIIFGIMGGHSVGFHNWVLKDGKGNSAPFVGGGIAILMSFLTAGFSFAGTEVVGLAAGESENPEKDVPKAINSVFWRILIFYIGAIIVIGFIIPFNDPNLLKNGVSDIAYSPFTIVFQRSGIAFAASVMNAVILTSVLSCGNSGLYAGSRMLFAMAKEGKAPKVLGKLNKRGVPLNALIFTSVIASSAFLASLIGDGKIYSILYNLSGITTFITWLGIAICHYRFRKAYVMQGNKVEDLKYKALWYPFGPIFAMILCTIVLFGANIWIFQAKAFSWFDFITNYGSIPLFICFYFAYKKMHKTKIVSLKECDFE
- a CDS encoding HutD family protein; translation: MNVEIIKKENYNVSEWSGGKTTELYIYPTTSKYNDRNFMWRISAATVDVLESNFTSLPGFARKLMVTEGETILEHSGKYKIVLKPFDKDSFMGDFETKSYGKASDFNLMTSSACSGDINLISVEPFSKIKVENKSLGKVMESFYFLNGKAEVKFQDKEFKLDEKDLFYIDYEKNDAKIEVFIINRSNEELKVIRTIVLMS